The following are encoded in a window of Flavobacterium sp. WC2421 genomic DNA:
- a CDS encoding nucleotidyl transferase AbiEii/AbiGii toxin family protein, with protein MYWNTVSRLLKQVLNDLMKEELFSPFRLVGGTSLSLQIGHRMSVDIDLFTAAEYGSIDFKAIKIFLENKYPYCSSRNLENVAFGTYFEVGNSREDFVKVDLYYTDNFIFDIVYIDRVRMASENEIIAMKLDVILRGGRKKDFWDLHYYLNKVTIDQMILFYEERYPYKDCSTLKSQFVNFDLADADFDPICLLDKSWELIKLDFFESLNK; from the coding sequence ATGTATTGGAATACAGTTTCCCGCTTGCTTAAACAAGTTTTAAATGATTTGATGAAAGAAGAATTATTCTCTCCTTTCAGATTGGTTGGTGGAACGTCTCTGAGTTTGCAAATAGGCCATAGAATGTCTGTTGATATTGATTTGTTTACAGCGGCTGAATATGGCTCGATTGATTTTAAGGCGATAAAAATTTTTCTTGAGAATAAATACCCATATTGTAGCTCTAGAAATCTTGAGAATGTTGCTTTTGGAACTTATTTTGAAGTTGGAAATTCAAGAGAAGACTTTGTAAAAGTTGATTTATATTATACGGATAATTTTATTTTTGATATAGTTTATATAGATAGAGTTCGTATGGCTTCTGAAAATGAAATTATAGCTATGAAACTGGATGTTATTTTGAGAGGTGGTAGAAAAAAAGATTTTTGGGATTTACATTATTACCTAAATAAAGTAACTATTGATCAAATGATTTTATTTTACGAGGAACGTTATCCTTATAAGGATTGCTCCACTTTGAAAAGTCAATTTGTAAATTTTGATTTGGCTGATGCCGATTTTGATCCAATATGTTTATTAGATAAATCATGGGAACTAATAAAATTAGATTTCTTTGAAAGTCTTAATAAATAA
- the dnaK gene encoding molecular chaperone DnaK translates to MGKIIGIDLGTTNSCVSVMEGNEAVVIPNAEGKRTTPSIIAFVEGGEIKVGDPAKRQAVTNPTKTIASIKRFMGHSFAEITNEAKRVSYKVVKGDNNTPRVDIDGRLYSAQELSAMTLQKMKKTAEDYLGQTVTEAVITVPAYFNDAQRQATKEAGEIAGLKVMRIINEPTAAALAYGLDKKGTDQKIAVYDLGGGTFDISVLELGDGVFEVLSTNGDTHLGGDDFDHEIIDWLADEFKTEEGIDLRLDPMSLQRLKEAAEKAKIELSSSAETEINLPYVTATASGPKHLVKKLTRAKFEQLTDSLVKRSMAPVAKALKDAGLSVSDIDEVILVGGSTRMPRIADEVEKFFGKKASKGVNPDEVVAIGAAIQGGVLSGDVKDVLLLDVTPLSLGIETMGGVMTTLIESNTTIPTKKSQVFSTAADSQPTVEIHVLQGARAMAADNKTIGRFHLDGIPPAPRGVPQIEVTFDIDANGIIKVSATDKGTGKSHDIRIEASSGLTAEEIERMKKDAEANADADKIARERAEKLNEADGMIFQTETQLKDLGAKLSDENKVAVEYALTELRMAHQSQDIPAIQTALDNINAAWKTATEAMYAQGEQGQADAQPQAEAEGDNVQDVDYEEVK, encoded by the coding sequence ATGGGTAAAATAATCGGAATTGATTTAGGTACGACAAACTCTTGTGTTTCTGTAATGGAAGGTAACGAGGCAGTTGTTATTCCTAACGCAGAAGGAAAAAGAACAACGCCATCTATCATCGCTTTTGTAGAAGGTGGAGAAATTAAAGTGGGAGATCCTGCAAAAAGACAAGCAGTAACTAATCCAACTAAGACTATTGCTTCTATTAAACGTTTTATGGGACATTCTTTTGCTGAGATTACAAACGAAGCAAAAAGAGTTTCTTACAAAGTAGTAAAAGGGGACAACAATACACCACGTGTGGATATTGATGGTCGTTTATACTCTGCTCAAGAATTGTCAGCAATGACTCTTCAAAAAATGAAAAAAACAGCTGAAGACTATTTAGGTCAAACAGTTACTGAAGCGGTTATTACTGTTCCTGCTTACTTTAATGATGCACAACGTCAAGCGACTAAAGAAGCTGGTGAAATTGCAGGTCTTAAAGTAATGCGTATCATCAATGAGCCAACTGCTGCGGCACTTGCTTACGGATTAGATAAAAAAGGAACAGATCAAAAAATTGCAGTTTACGATTTAGGTGGAGGTACTTTTGATATCTCTGTTCTTGAATTAGGAGACGGAGTTTTTGAAGTATTGTCTACAAATGGTGATACTCACTTAGGTGGAGATGATTTTGACCACGAAATTATTGACTGGTTAGCTGACGAATTTAAAACTGAAGAAGGTATTGACTTACGTCTTGACCCAATGTCATTGCAACGTTTAAAAGAAGCTGCTGAAAAAGCAAAAATTGAATTGTCATCTTCTGCTGAAACTGAAATCAACTTACCTTATGTAACTGCTACAGCTTCAGGACCAAAACACTTAGTGAAAAAATTAACTAGAGCTAAATTTGAGCAATTAACTGATTCATTAGTTAAACGTTCTATGGCACCAGTTGCTAAAGCACTTAAAGATGCAGGTTTATCTGTTTCTGATATTGACGAAGTTATTCTTGTAGGAGGTTCTACTCGTATGCCAAGAATTGCTGACGAAGTGGAGAAATTCTTTGGTAAAAAAGCGTCTAAAGGAGTTAACCCTGATGAGGTTGTTGCAATTGGAGCAGCTATTCAAGGTGGAGTTCTTTCTGGAGATGTAAAAGATGTATTGTTACTTGACGTTACACCTTTATCTTTAGGTATCGAAACTATGGGTGGAGTTATGACTACATTAATTGAGTCTAACACAACTATCCCAACTAAAAAATCTCAAGTTTTCTCTACAGCTGCAGATTCTCAACCAACAGTTGAAATCCACGTTTTACAAGGAGCTAGAGCAATGGCTGCTGATAACAAAACTATCGGTCGTTTCCATTTAGATGGTATTCCACCAGCACCAAGAGGTGTTCCACAAATTGAAGTAACTTTTGATATTGATGCTAATGGTATCATCAAAGTTTCGGCAACTGATAAAGGAACTGGAAAATCTCATGATATTCGTATCGAAGCTTCTTCTGGATTAACAGCTGAAGAAATCGAAAGAATGAAAAAAGATGCTGAAGCAAATGCTGATGCTGACAAAATTGCAAGAGAAAGAGCTGAAAAATTGAATGAAGCAGATGGAATGATCTTCCAAACTGAAACTCAATTGAAAGACCTTGGAGCAAAATTATCTGATGAAAACAAAGTTGCTGTAGAATATGCATTGACTGAATTGAGAATGGCGCACCAATCTCAAGACATTCCAGCTATTCAAACTGCACTTGATAACATCAATGCTGCTTGGAAAACTGCTACTGAAGCAATGTACGCTCAAGGAGAACAAGGTCAAGCAGATGCACAGCCACAAGCTGAAGCTGAAGGAGACAATGTTCAAGATGTAGATTACGAAGAAGTAAAATAA
- the corA gene encoding magnesium/cobalt transporter CorA has translation MRKIKFKKIRKSQTNPLVYTGKHKKFESEMQLFVYDDLEVTEYDDFEIEDLKKCVFKDKINWLNLHGLNEIVIIEAIGSFFKIDNFLISDILNTTRRTKLEESSDNLFFNIKSLLPTENSDNISAEQISFLIQDGVLISFQEKRSDFFTHIRERIRDHAGLVRLKKADFLLYMLLDAIMENFYVTIENEEDKVEELINISKSSADPEILVRIEKHRDNFNFLKRSIIPLRDSLFAIKSLKEDEDFKIIEQETFRYFSRLHQKTLELLEQIDSDMGMLESASNFFFSSQSHKMNEIMKTLTIVSAIFIPLTFIVGVYGMNFEHMPELKYENGYYAVIGVMVLIGLIMIFYFKRRRWF, from the coding sequence ATGAGAAAAATTAAATTTAAAAAAATCCGTAAATCACAAACTAATCCTTTAGTGTATACTGGTAAGCATAAAAAGTTTGAGTCTGAAATGCAATTATTTGTATATGATGATTTAGAGGTTACGGAATATGATGATTTTGAAATTGAAGATTTAAAAAAATGTGTTTTTAAAGACAAAATTAATTGGCTCAATTTGCATGGTTTAAATGAAATTGTAATTATTGAAGCGATTGGTTCCTTTTTTAAAATTGATAATTTCCTTATTTCGGATATTTTAAATACAACTAGAAGAACAAAATTAGAAGAGTCTTCAGATAATCTTTTTTTTAATATAAAGTCTTTATTACCAACAGAAAACTCAGATAATATAAGTGCTGAACAGATTAGTTTTTTAATTCAAGACGGGGTGTTAATTTCTTTTCAGGAAAAGCGTTCTGATTTTTTTACTCATATAAGAGAGCGAATAAGAGACCATGCAGGTTTGGTACGATTAAAAAAAGCAGATTTTTTACTATATATGCTTCTGGATGCAATTATGGAAAATTTCTATGTAACCATAGAGAATGAGGAAGATAAAGTAGAAGAGTTAATCAATATATCAAAAAGCAGTGCAGATCCAGAAATATTAGTCCGAATCGAAAAACACCGTGATAATTTTAATTTTTTGAAGCGATCTATTATTCCACTTAGGGATTCATTATTTGCAATAAAAAGTTTAAAAGAGGATGAGGATTTTAAGATAATAGAGCAGGAAACCTTTCGTTATTTTTCTAGATTACATCAAAAAACGTTGGAGTTATTGGAACAAATAGATTCTGATATGGGAATGCTGGAAAGTGCTTCTAATTTCTTTTTTTCATCACAATCGCATAAGATGAATGAGATTATGAAAACGCTTACGATTGTATCGGCAATTTTTATTCCTTTGACCTTTATTGTTGGTGTTTATGGAATGAATTTTGAACACATGCCAGAATTAAAATACGAAAACGGATATTATGCTGTAATAGGAGTGATGGTCTTGATTGGGCTTATTATGATTTTCTATTTTAAAAGAAGGCGTTGGTTTTGA
- the pta gene encoding phosphate acetyltransferase has product MNKAVYIATSEHNSGKSIVTLGLMSMLIGKTAKVGYFRPIIEDFEDGKLDNHIETVISHFGLDIDFEDAFAITKSKLIKKKNKGKIGEVLDLIIEKYKKLEEQFDFVLVEGTSFSGEGTVIELDMNVLIAKNLGIPTIIVGSGVGKTLEELIDSLYLAYDSFKVKEVEVLAVIANKVQPENVKLVTDGLKSNLPKEVLVNAIPIISSLNNPTIKEIVDVLEAKVLFGKEFLNNEIGNFSVGAMQLHNYLLHLKENALVITPGDRADIILGALQANESANYPAISGIVLTGNIIPEDSILKLIEGLTSIVPIISVVGGTYSITNRIGNIKSQIYADNTHKIETSINTFEKFVDVDDLSAKLSAFHADGMTPKMFQYNLVKRAQKHRKHIVLPEGNDERIIIAASRLLAMDVVDISIIGNKKQIEHKVAELGIAFDFSKVDIINPIESEKYEDYVNTYYELRKNKNVTITMAKDLMEDVSYFGTMMVYKGDADGMVSGAAHTTQHTILPALQFIKTKPNTCIVSSIFFMCLEDRVSVFGDCAINPNPTAEQLAEIAISSADSSAAFGIEPKIAMLSYSSGASGKGDEVDKVRKATEIVREKRPDLKIEGPIQYDAAVDMEIGQSKMPNSEVAGQASVLIFPDLNTGNNTYKAVQRETGALAIGPMLQGLNKPVNDLSRGCTVDDIINTVVITAIQAQGL; this is encoded by the coding sequence ATGAACAAGGCTGTATATATTGCAACTAGTGAACACAATAGCGGGAAGTCTATCGTAACTCTTGGTTTAATGAGTATGTTGATAGGTAAAACGGCCAAAGTGGGTTATTTTAGGCCTATAATTGAAGATTTTGAAGATGGAAAATTAGATAATCACATCGAGACTGTGATTTCGCATTTTGGATTGGATATCGATTTTGAGGATGCTTTTGCTATTACCAAAAGCAAATTAATCAAAAAAAAGAACAAAGGCAAGATAGGCGAGGTACTGGATTTGATTATTGAAAAATATAAAAAACTGGAAGAACAGTTTGATTTTGTTCTCGTAGAAGGAACTAGTTTTAGTGGTGAAGGAACCGTTATTGAACTCGATATGAACGTTCTTATTGCTAAAAACCTTGGAATACCCACAATTATTGTGGGTTCGGGTGTTGGTAAAACCTTAGAAGAATTAATTGATAGTTTGTATTTGGCTTACGATTCTTTCAAAGTAAAAGAGGTAGAAGTTTTGGCTGTTATCGCCAATAAAGTGCAACCAGAGAATGTCAAACTAGTTACTGATGGTTTGAAATCAAATTTACCAAAAGAAGTATTAGTAAATGCAATTCCGATTATTTCCAGTTTAAATAACCCAACTATTAAAGAGATTGTAGATGTTCTAGAAGCAAAAGTCCTTTTTGGAAAAGAGTTTTTAAATAATGAAATAGGAAACTTTAGTGTGGGTGCTATGCAATTGCATAATTATTTATTGCACTTGAAAGAAAATGCATTGGTTATTACTCCGGGAGATAGAGCAGATATTATTTTGGGTGCTTTGCAAGCTAATGAATCGGCTAATTATCCAGCTATTTCAGGAATAGTATTAACAGGAAACATTATCCCAGAAGATAGTATTTTAAAATTGATTGAAGGATTGACTAGTATAGTCCCTATAATATCTGTAGTAGGAGGAACATATAGTATTACGAACAGAATAGGTAATATAAAATCTCAAATCTATGCTGATAATACACATAAGATAGAAACATCGATAAATACCTTTGAGAAATTTGTTGATGTGGATGATTTATCTGCTAAATTGAGTGCTTTTCACGCAGATGGAATGACTCCAAAAATGTTTCAATACAATCTAGTAAAGAGAGCTCAAAAACATAGAAAACACATTGTTTTACCAGAAGGGAATGATGAACGTATCATTATTGCGGCCTCTCGTTTATTGGCAATGGATGTAGTCGATATTTCCATTATTGGTAATAAAAAGCAAATTGAGCACAAAGTAGCAGAGTTGGGTATTGCTTTTGATTTTTCAAAAGTGGATATTATCAATCCAATTGAGTCTGAGAAATATGAAGATTATGTAAACACCTACTATGAGTTGCGTAAGAACAAAAACGTAACTATAACTATGGCCAAAGATTTAATGGAAGATGTATCCTATTTTGGTACCATGATGGTGTATAAAGGAGATGCTGACGGAATGGTTTCTGGTGCAGCACATACTACACAACATACCATTTTACCCGCTTTACAATTCATCAAGACAAAACCAAATACTTGTATTGTTTCCTCTATATTTTTCATGTGTTTAGAGGATCGAGTTTCTGTTTTTGGAGATTGTGCCATTAACCCAAATCCTACTGCAGAACAATTGGCTGAAATTGCGATTTCTTCAGCCGATTCAAGTGCGGCATTTGGTATCGAACCTAAAATCGCCATGTTATCTTATTCTTCAGGAGCTTCTGGAAAAGGAGATGAAGTAGATAAAGTAAGAAAAGCAACAGAAATTGTAAGAGAAAAACGTCCCGACTTAAAAATTGAAGGGCCTATACAATATGATGCTGCCGTAGATATGGAAATTGGTCAAAGTAAAATGCCAAATTCAGAAGTAGCAGGACAAGCCAGTGTGCTTATTTTTCCTGATTTGAACACAGGAAACAATACTTATAAAGCGGTTCAAAGAGAAACAGGAGCTTTGGCTATAGGACCAATGTTACAAGGTTTAAACAAGCCTGTAAATGATTTAAGCCGTGGTTGTACTGTAGATGATATTATAAATACAGTTGTGATTACAGCGATTCAAGCACAAGGTTTGTAA
- a CDS encoding acetate/propionate family kinase: protein MKIVIINSGSSSIKYQLINMPSKEVICNGMIDRIGLETSNFTYKTDKDSLEEILPIANHKIGLEKIAQLLMDDKVGVIRSTKEIDAVGHRVVHGGASFSDTVIIDTDVKEKIKQLFDLAPLHNPANLEGIIVAEEIFGTAKQVAVFDTAFHQTIPVLAHKYALPNYLLTENKIRVYGFHGTSHKYVSEKAIDYLEKTSKIITIHLGNGCSMTAIKDGKSIDHTLGFGPMNGLIMGTRSGDVDQSVIFYLVNSLGYSLDSVNTMLQKQSGMLGLTGYSDLRDIEDNAEKGNLDCQLALAMNAYRIKKYIGSYAAVLNGLDAIIFTAGIGENSSYIRKLVCTDMDYFGIEIDIEKNETRSKEIREINTLDSKTKIMVIPTNEEIEIANQVYHLLLS from the coding sequence ATGAAAATAGTCATAATAAATTCAGGTAGTTCATCTATAAAATACCAACTAATAAACATGCCATCAAAGGAAGTAATTTGTAATGGTATGATTGATCGAATAGGATTGGAAACTTCTAATTTTACTTATAAAACGGATAAAGACAGTTTAGAAGAAATTTTGCCAATTGCCAATCATAAAATTGGATTAGAGAAAATTGCTCAGTTGTTGATGGATGACAAAGTAGGAGTGATAAGGAGTACAAAAGAAATTGATGCAGTTGGACATCGGGTAGTGCATGGAGGAGCTAGTTTTTCGGATACTGTAATTATCGATACTGATGTAAAAGAAAAAATAAAACAACTTTTTGATTTAGCACCGTTGCATAATCCAGCCAATTTAGAAGGGATTATTGTCGCCGAGGAAATTTTTGGAACGGCAAAACAAGTAGCTGTTTTTGATACTGCTTTTCATCAAACGATTCCTGTTTTGGCACACAAATATGCGTTACCAAATTATCTTTTGACCGAAAATAAGATTAGGGTCTATGGATTTCATGGAACGAGTCATAAATATGTTTCGGAAAAAGCGATTGATTATTTAGAGAAAACCTCAAAAATAATTACAATTCATTTAGGTAATGGTTGCAGTATGACTGCCATTAAAGACGGGAAAAGTATCGATCATACGCTTGGTTTTGGACCTATGAATGGGCTAATTATGGGGACGCGTTCTGGTGATGTTGATCAATCAGTAATTTTTTATCTGGTTAATTCATTAGGCTATTCATTGGATTCAGTGAATACAATGTTGCAAAAACAAAGTGGGATGTTAGGTCTTACTGGATATAGTGATTTACGGGATATTGAAGATAATGCTGAAAAAGGGAATTTAGATTGCCAGTTAGCATTAGCAATGAATGCCTATCGAATTAAAAAATACATTGGTTCTTATGCTGCTGTTTTGAACGGTCTGGATGCGATAATATTTACGGCAGGAATTGGAGAAAATTCTTCTTATATTAGAAAATTAGTGTGTACGGATATGGATTATTTTGGAATAGAAATAGACATAGAAAAGAATGAAACCCGTTCCAAAGAAATTCGGGAAATCAACACTTTAGATTCAAAAACTAAAATTATGGTGATTCCAACTAACGAAGAAATAGAAATTGCAAATCAAGTTTATCATTTACTTTTGAGTTAA